ATTGAAACACGACTGGGCTTCTATACGCGAGATAGACAGacccagctgcagctggaacTGAAGAAATAGACTTGATTTCTTTATTGATAACAGACTTGATAAATGATGCCCTGATTCGATAAATACAACCTACGAAGCAGCTTCCACATGCTCAATCTTGGCTTTCATCTCCGCCTCAGTGTGCTTGTCCTCCAGCTGCCGAAGTGGACAGAGCCAACACCGTGCGCCGTGgcaccaccgacaccgagcATCATCGCGGCACTGATTAGCTACCGGCGAATCCTTATACAGGTCACAAATGAGACATTGCTGGgctgggtggtggtgctgaGGCGATTGGCGATACTATGCGGGATGTTATTACCGCGACAAGAGCAGCATAGACTTGCTAGAAGAGTAACTGCTAGTGGCACTTGATACATATATGAAAGATCAACACTATCAGAGCGCTGTAACAGTTCCACCAATTGCCTCCACCGCCTCCAGAAGCGCTCTCGCACTGTCGGGACTGGCGATGCTCAGTGTGAAATCAGGCTTGCGGCCGTGCTCAGATAAAGCCAACACAAATCCGCCGTCAGTGTCCTTTCTGGACGTGAGAGTCAAGTGAGAGTTAAACTGCGCACGCTGCTGTTAGTTGGACGTCCCTGGTAACACTTTATAATTGACTGACCTGCTTCGCCAACTCATACGAGCCCGCGTCATCTATAATGTGCTTCAGCTGGGAAGGAGGATTCAGAACAAGTAAACGCGagtgaggatggggagaagcGATAACCACAATTCTGAACTGAGCGGCTCCTCTGAATCCACGTTTCTGGTGCCACAGGCGCTCGTCGAACAGGATACTGGCATTGGGCGAGATGACCCGGCTGCTGAGTATAGGCCCCAGCTGCGCTCTCAATTTGCTCACTCGCACGCTGTTCTCAGCCTTGACGGCCTCGGTATTGCACATCTGGACAAGCTCCCGGATGCCATTAATTACCTCTTGCATGGCGCGATACCCATGGCGCTCATTATCCGGGTCGCTGCTTTGTAGGGTGACGGGGAGTAGCAGCGTGTATCTTTGAATGCGAATTATCGGGGCCTTCATGTATGTCGACCACGGGAGTCGTGCGCTAGCTTTGTGATTCATTGACTGGGTTAGGAATATACTGAAGTTTACATCTTTTACAGATGAAGCTTCAGCCTCGACCGCAGAGTGCAGGTGTGGATAGAGGGCACTGAATTCCAGATAGATCGGAGTGGCTTCGAGGAGCCATCGCTGGAAGATATCAGAATAGTTAGTTACCCACGGCCCCTCTGCCTTTTGCCTTTCAATTAGCGGGTCGTATAAGAATGTCTTATGCAGGTAGTAAAACCGGTCGTGGAAGCCAAAGTACTGTTCGGCAAACTCCAGGTTTGACCCGCTGGTTACAATCGTGGGCGGGTGGAGTGCGAGGCGATGGTAGTAGAGATAATGGATAACCTGGGTACCCCTGAGAAACCAGTCCTCTGTCGCTACTATctcgtggaggaggttctggCGATTGACTTCCTTGCTAGGGACAGAAGCAAGGTCCTCTGGCTTCAGCGACCATTGATCCCCCCACGCAAGAGGGTAGTCGCGCTCATATAGAAATTCCTTCAATGGACCATTTGTCATGGGCAAAATGAGGCTAGCTGTAGTTCTCTTtgcttcgtcttcttctccatttcctAGTTTAGCAGGGGTTGGGGTCGACGTTCCTAGAGCGTGTGATTAGCATTAGCACTGCCACTCTACAGCAACAGCGTGTTTGCTGCCGACATACCGGATGTGCTCTGTACATCTGCGGCTTTAGAGACCTCATCTTTTGCAGCGTTAGTGCTTTCGGCGGTACTCTCCCGGGCATAAGCCTTTGCCAGAGTCCGGCGATATACAGTCGAGTTGACGACTTGGTCATCAAATTCAAACAACTTGGAACTATATAGTGACGTCCCATCGTCCGGAATGCTGAGGGTTTTAAAGGACATATCATAAATAGATCTCGGTGTTCGCGGGGGCTTGTTGGCAGATGTAGAGATGCGCGACGTATGCTGGGCGACTTCACCGAGAATCGTTATGTTCTGGTCCATCATTTGCTTGAGCTCAGCTATCGTGTCACTGGTTGCACAATGTTAGGGAAATGTTCAAGGGGCGATAGGATGAGTCCAGTGTATACACTCCCAATAACTGCAGGAGCAGGGTAAGTGCTGTTTGCAGACCGCGCATCTGGTTTAAAATATCCTTCATAGTGCTTTCACTCCACATATACCGCAGTTTCGCAGTAAAGCGAAGGTCCAACGAGGGCTCCAGCAGTGCCGATTCTGTCAGCTTCGAGACCTCGCTTTGCAGCACATCGAAAACGAGATAGCACCC
Above is a window of Aspergillus puulaauensis MK2 DNA, chromosome 2, nearly complete sequence DNA encoding:
- a CDS encoding uncharacterized protein (COG:T;~EggNog:ENOG410PJ0G;~InterPro:IPR000219,IPR035899;~PFAM:PF00621;~go_function: GO:0005085 - guanyl-nucleotide exchange factor activity [Evidence IEA]); this encodes MDPLSISASVAGLTASCVQTAKALHDLKDKFDNANLTISAVCTETTLISASMSRIQSHLLRDPESVSDKLHSQPSLESTLDQALTGCYLVFDVLQSEVSKLTESALLEPSLDLRFTAKLRYMWSESTMKDILNQMRGLQTALTLLLQLLGVDTIAELKQMMDQNITILGEVAQHTSRISTSANKPPRTPRSIYDMSFKTLSIPDDGTSLYSSKLFEFDDQVVNSTVYRRTLAKAYARESTAESTNAAKDEVSKAADVQSTSGTSTPTPAKLGNGEEDEAKRTTASLILPMTNGPLKEFLYERDYPLAWGDQWSLKPEDLASVPSKEVNRQNLLHEIVATEDWFLRGTQVIHYLYYHRLALHPPTIVTSGSNLEFAEQYFGFHDRFYYLHKTFLYDPLIERQKAEGPWVTNYSDIFQRWLLEATPIYLEFSALYPHLHSAVEAEASSVKDVNFSIFLTQSMNHKASARLPWSTYMKAPIIRIQRYTLLLPVTLQSSDPDNERHGYRAMQEVINGIRELVQMCNTEAVKAENSVRVSKLRAQLGPILSSRVISPNASILFDERLWHQKRGFRGAAQFRIVVIASPHPHSRLLVLNPPSQLKHIIDDAGSYELAKQFNSHLTLTSRKDTDGGFVLALSEHGRKPDFTLSIASPDSARALLEAVEAIGGTVTAL